In one Trichosurus vulpecula isolate mTriVul1 chromosome 8, mTriVul1.pri, whole genome shotgun sequence genomic region, the following are encoded:
- the EMX2 gene encoding homeobox protein EMX2 isoform X1, whose translation MFQPAPKRCFTIESLVAKDNPLPASRSEDPIRPAALSYANSSPINPFLNGFHTAAGRGVYSNPDLVFAEAVSHPPNPAVPVHPVPPPHALAAHPLPSSHSPHPLFASQQRDPSTFYPWLIHRYRYLGHRFQGNETSPESFLLHNALARKPKRIRTAFSPSQLLRLEHAFEKNHYVVGAERKQLAHSLSLTETQVKVWFQNRRTKFKRQKLEEEGSDSQQKKKGTHHINRWRIATKQASPEEIDVTSDD comes from the exons ATGTTCCAGCCGGCGCCCAAGCGCTGTTTCACCATCGAGTCGCTGGTGGCCAAGGACAACCCCCTGCCCGCCTCGCGCTCCGAGGACCCCATCCGCCCGGCGGCTCTCAGCTATGCCAACTCCAGCCCCATAAACCCCTTCCTCAACGGCTTCCACACGGCAGCCGGCAGGGGCGTCTACTCCAACCCGGACTTGGTGTTTGCAGAAGCCGTCTCCCACCCGCCCAATCCCGCCGTGCCGGTCCACCCGGTGCCGCCGCCGCACGCCCTGGCTGCACACCCCCTGCCCTCCTCGCACTCGCCCCACCCCCTCTTCGCCTCGCAGCAGAGAGACCCATCCACGTTCTACCCCTGGCTTATCCACAGGTACCGATATCTGGGCCACAGATTTCAAG GAAATGAAACAAGCCCGGAAAGCTTCCTTTTGCACAATGCCCTGGCCCGAAAGCCCAAGCGGATCCGTACAGCCTTCTCCCCGTCCCAATTACTGAGACTGGAACACGCCTTTGAGAAGAATCACTACGTGGTGGGAGCGGAGAGGAAACAGCTGGCCCACAGCCTCAGCCTCACGGAAACTCAG GTAAAAGTATGGTTTCAGAACAGAAGAACGAAGTTCAAACGTCAGAAACTAGAGGAAGAGGGTTCGGATtcacaacagaagaaaaaagggacGCATCATATTAACCGATGGAGAATCGCTACCAAACAGGCTAGTCCAGAGGAAATAGACGTCACATCAGacgattaa
- the EMX2 gene encoding homeobox protein EMX2 isoform X2, with protein sequence MFQPAPKRCFTIESLVAKDNPLPASRSEDPIRPAALSYANSSPINPFLNGFHTAAGRGVYSNPDLVFAEAVSHPPNPAVPVHPVPPPHALAAHPLPSSHSPHPLFASQQRDPSTFYPWLIHRYRYLGHRFQGKSMVSEQKNEVQTSETRGRGFGFTTEEKRDASY encoded by the exons ATGTTCCAGCCGGCGCCCAAGCGCTGTTTCACCATCGAGTCGCTGGTGGCCAAGGACAACCCCCTGCCCGCCTCGCGCTCCGAGGACCCCATCCGCCCGGCGGCTCTCAGCTATGCCAACTCCAGCCCCATAAACCCCTTCCTCAACGGCTTCCACACGGCAGCCGGCAGGGGCGTCTACTCCAACCCGGACTTGGTGTTTGCAGAAGCCGTCTCCCACCCGCCCAATCCCGCCGTGCCGGTCCACCCGGTGCCGCCGCCGCACGCCCTGGCTGCACACCCCCTGCCCTCCTCGCACTCGCCCCACCCCCTCTTCGCCTCGCAGCAGAGAGACCCATCCACGTTCTACCCCTGGCTTATCCACAGGTACCGATATCTGGGCCACAGATTTCAAG GTAAAAGTATGGTTTCAGAACAGAAGAACGAAGTTCAAACGTCAGAAACTAGAGGAAGAGGGTTCGGATtcacaacagaagaaaaaagggacGCATCATATTAA